From Carassius auratus strain Wakin chromosome 1, ASM336829v1, whole genome shotgun sequence, the proteins below share one genomic window:
- the LOC113108950 gene encoding protocadherin beta-6-like has protein sequence MANFGPGGPLSCRALQSPALSSNCDQTHLPTGGILYYSVTCSNTGLRNTRTLDVQDINDNSPIFQNKTYSATVSETTRVGSDVLRVTATDADVSPENNRITYTILPPVPDEFEVRQDGFIRLKQRLNYNTVQQYIITVEAKDKGEVSDTATVTITVEDYDSLNPYFDHSLYEASIEENQVGQLSDVTPEAIKAQDGDTGINQPVVYSITEVVPNEYRSVFEIDLNSGVISVTSALDREETDQITVHIQAAQQDDASKTASAMVSITIEDVNDNTPEFDKDQYAVSIMENSPQDQLVLHISATDLDLGGFSKGQFIMDSDTFFISNQGLISLRGDATLDRETIDSYVIEVIAVDHPVDGFSSTAQVTITVLDVNDNNPQFLPLPETIKIQEGVYTPSAPGDVCLISATDSDIGDNGRVTMTLSSYSNIFSFKDDGTLLAIEELDRDTQDVYDLVVVAVDHGSPQGTNVTTVKVNITDVNDNAPVFTSDTYSKSVVVKDAKVGEVLLTLSATDKDAGSNAIISYSFSEASSMVALDAETGDITLTSDLSEVIEDTLLTLTATATDHGAPAKSDEAEVLIYFQISSISESVAFESSSYNFKIKENEPEATIVGKVKALTESPVVTVSYNMKTHEDVFSVDEEGTIKALRPLDKEEEEWNILTIEAIDSRTPPTTAETTVSVQVENMNEAPVFDTEIYEAEIFCIAPYKFRIVKVQASDPDVGESSDLVYSLLEPTSQVEVEANTGQIYVLDASCVGDNVFTFHAKATDKHGLSTTATVQIKVKHSVNSVTVISLNQPVYIVEKMIPEMEDSMEKALGWTVLILIVRAQDGIEMRTILRESTAKTYISFIATDSSGAVVEATEVKEKLHTEHKALTSELEKVFGPGLEFKVEDSPGSSEDNSQVTIIALSVLSTICFAGLIIALSVLFIKRRQKNDSNSDTKSLNASSVALENFERRSIDMPNNFNINPESRQDPLTDCDKETDNASDISENSLKSP, from the exons ATGGCCAActttggtcctggagggccactgtcctgcagagccCTGCAGAGTCCTGCACTGTCCTCCAACtgtgatcaaacacacctgcct acTGGAGGGATTTTGTATTATTCCGTCACCTGCTCGAACACAGGG CTGAGAAACACCCGAACATTAGACGTTCAGGACATCAATGACAACTCTCCGATCTTCCAGAACAAAACATACAGCGCTACAGTGTCAGAG ACGACGAGGGTTGGTTCAGATGTGCTCCGGGTGACAGCTACAGATGCAGATGTGTCTCCAGAAAACAACAGAATTACATATACTATACTG CCTCCAGTACCGGATGAATTTGAAGTGAGACAGGACGGCTTCATCAGGTTGAAACAACGTCTGAACTACAATACTGTTCAACAGTACATCATCACTGTGGAAgctaaa GATAAAGGAGAAGTCAGTGACACCGCAACAGTTACAATAACGGTTGAAGATTATGACAGTCTAAACCCTTATTTTGATCACAGTCTCTATGAAGCATCCATTGAAGAAAACCAG GTAGGACAACTGTCAGACGTCACTCCTGAGGCCATAAAAGCTCAAGATGGTGACACGGGCATCAACCAACCTGTAGTTTACAGCATTACAGAAG TCGTTCCAAATGAGTATCGGAGCGTCTTTGAAATTGACCTAAACAGTGGGGTCATCTCTGTGACATCGGCACTAGACAGAGAGGAAACTGACCAGATAACTGTCCACATACAG GCAGCTCAACAGGATGATGCCAGTAAGACAGCTAGTGCCATGGTATCAATCACCATTGAAGATGTGAATGACAACACACCGGAATTTGACAAGGACCAATATGCAGTGTCTATTATGGAAAATTCACCCCAGGACCAGCTTGTGCTTCATATTAGTGCCACTGATCTAGACCTG GGTGGGTTCTCTAAAGGTCAGTTTATCATGGACAGTGATACGTTCTTTATTAGCAATCAAGGATTAATATCACTCAGGGGCGATGCCACTTTGGATAGAGAAACTATAGACAGTTACGTTATAGAG GTCATAGCTGTAGACCATCCTGTTGATGGTTTTAGCTCCACAGCTCAGGTCACCATCACTGTTCTGGACGTCAACGACAACAACCCACAATTCCTTCCTCTCCCAGAGACCATAAAGATTCAGGAAGGTGTGTACACTCCCTCAGCACCTGGAGACGTGTGCTTAATCTCAGCCACAGACTCCGACATTGGAGATAATGGACGTGTCACCATGACTCTTTCTTCTTACAGCAATATCTTCAGCTTCAAAGAT GATGGGACTCTACTAGCTATTGAGGAGCTGGATCGAGACACAcaagatgtttatgatttggtCGTTGTCGCTGTGGATCATGGGAGCCCACAGGGAAct aaCGTCACGACAGTGAAGGTCAATATCACAGACGTCAATGACAACGCTCCAGTCTTCACCTCTGACACCTACAGCAAAAGCGTTGTGGTTAAAGACGCCAAGGTTGGAGAAGTGCTGCTGACGCTCTCTGCCACAGATAAAGATGCCGGATCAAACGCAATCATTAGCTACAG TTTCTCTGAAGCGTCTTCCATGGTTGCACTGGATGCTGAAACAGGAGACATCACTTTGACCTCTGACCTAAGTGAGGTCATAGAAGACACACTACTAACCCTTACTGCTACAGCGACAGATCACGGAGCGCCAGCAAAGTCTGATGAAG CCGAAGTCTTGATCTACTTCCAAATTTCCTCCATCTCTGAGAGTGTGGCTTTTGAGAGCTCTTCCTACAACTTCAAAATTAAGGAGAACGAACCTGAGGCCACAATAGTAGGCAAAGTCAAGGCCTTAACAGAGAGTCCAGTGGTTACAGTCAGCTATAACATGAAGACACACGAGGATGTCTTCTCTGTGGATGAGGAAGGAACCATAAAAGCTCTCAGACCACTGgacaaggaggaagaggagtggAACATCCTCACCATTGAGGCCATAGACTCCAGAACTCCTCCAACCACTGCAGAGACAACG GTCAGTGTTCAGGTTGAGAACATGAATGAAGCTCCTGTGTTTGACACTGAAATATATGAAGCAGAAATTTTCTGTATCGCTCCATACAAATTCCGTATAGTGAAGGTCCAG GCATCAGACCCTGATGTTGGCGAGAGCTCAGATTTGGTGTATTCACTACTGGAGCCCACATCTCAGGTGGAAGTGGAGGCAAACACTGGTCAGATCTATGTACTGGATGCTTCTTGTGTTGGCGACAATGTGTTCACCTTTCATGCTAAAGCCACTGATAAACATGGACTGAGCACAACTGCAACAGTACAG ATCAAAGTAAAACACAGTGTAAACAGCGTCACAGTCATCTCCCTTAACCAGCCTGTATACATAGTTGAGAAGATGATCCCAGAGATGGAGGA ctccATGGAAAAAGCTTTAGGCTGGACTGTGTTAATCCTCATTGTGAGAGCTCAAGATGGGATTGAGATGCGCACCATTCTCCGAGAATCTACAGCCAAGACTTACATCAGCTTCATTGCCACGGACTCCAGTGGTGCTGTCGTTGAAGCCACGGAAGTCAAAGA GAAACTGCACACGGAGCACAAAGCTTTAACATCTGAACTGGAGAAGGTTTTTGGTCCTGGTTTAGAATTCAAAGTGGAGGACAGTCCTGGAAGCTCTGAAGATAACAGTCAAGTAACCATCATCGCACTCAGTGTTCTGTCTACTATATGCTTTGCAGGACTTATTATCGCTCTGTCAGTACTCTTTATTAAACGCAG GCAAAAAAATGACTCAAATTCTGACACAAAGAGCTTAAATGCTAGCAGTGTTGCACTTGAAAATTTTGAAAGGAGATCCATTGACATGCCTAATAACTTTAACAT AAACCCAGAATCCAGACAG GACCCACTGACAGATTGTGACAAGGAAACTGACAATGCCAGCGATATCAGTGAAAACAGCCTGAAATCACCATGA